Proteins from one Salinispora arenicola genomic window:
- a CDS encoding amino acid adenylation domain-containing protein → MTSFLDELVAHGRRRPGAPAIVTPDTVITYGELVSRIDRLARVLVARGIGPEQVCAVAVERGPQAVVAMAAVLRAGAAFLTLDVELPGPRLETMVRSGQARCLVTTSALAGQLGFAFDGLRVHTDEPDPAGAVSLPPIAARSLAYVSHTSGSTGTPNAVLVEHRGLNNYLRCVVRDYDLGADTVVLQLAPLGYDASIRDTFAPLVAGGQLVLVPRSTLLRADEFIATVRRFDVDTILSATPTFLTFVSAHDLPPLRLTVSSGESLRPFLTAGGRARLPGRLVNQYGPTEATMTSTRFVVPTDPDTTVDLVGAPIEGVTIHVLDDDLAPVPDGAVGQVWIGGIGVTRGYGGRPDLTAERFVPDPLGGPGQRMYRTGDLARSRDGILEYLGRADRQIKIRGYRVDPAEIEGALLSHPAVAGAAVSTATDDRGRVFLIAHVAGELAEVTDAALRHHLAATLPPYMMPRRFARIARVPTMTSGKADRRALTVGL, encoded by the coding sequence GTGACCTCGTTTCTCGACGAACTGGTGGCCCACGGTCGACGCCGGCCCGGCGCCCCCGCGATCGTGACGCCCGACACCGTCATCACCTATGGCGAACTCGTGTCCCGCATCGACCGACTGGCCAGGGTGCTGGTCGCCCGCGGCATCGGCCCGGAGCAGGTATGTGCGGTCGCGGTGGAACGTGGACCACAGGCCGTTGTCGCGATGGCGGCTGTGCTGCGGGCCGGAGCGGCCTTTCTCACCCTTGACGTCGAGCTGCCCGGCCCCCGGCTGGAGACCATGGTCCGCAGTGGGCAGGCTCGGTGCCTGGTCACCACATCGGCCCTGGCCGGGCAGCTCGGCTTTGCTTTCGACGGTCTCCGGGTACACACCGATGAACCAGATCCGGCTGGTGCGGTCAGCTTGCCACCCATCGCCGCTCGATCGCTCGCCTACGTCAGCCACACCTCCGGTTCGACCGGTACGCCCAACGCGGTGCTGGTCGAGCACCGTGGGCTGAACAACTATCTGAGGTGCGTCGTACGCGACTATGACCTCGGAGCGGACACCGTCGTCCTGCAACTCGCCCCGCTCGGCTACGACGCCTCGATCCGCGACACGTTTGCTCCGCTCGTGGCCGGCGGTCAGCTGGTGCTGGTTCCCCGCTCGACGCTCCTGCGCGCCGACGAGTTCATCGCGACCGTACGCCGGTTCGACGTGGACACCATCCTCAGCGCCACTCCTACCTTTCTCACCTTCGTGTCTGCCCATGACCTACCGCCGCTACGGTTGACGGTCTCCAGCGGTGAATCGCTACGGCCCTTCCTCACCGCCGGTGGTCGGGCGCGGTTGCCTGGCCGGTTGGTCAACCAGTATGGCCCGACCGAGGCCACGATGACCTCGACTCGTTTCGTAGTGCCCACCGACCCGGACACGACGGTAGACCTCGTCGGTGCACCGATCGAGGGAGTGACCATTCACGTGCTCGACGACGACCTGGCGCCGGTGCCGGATGGTGCCGTGGGTCAGGTGTGGATCGGCGGGATCGGTGTCACCCGGGGCTACGGCGGCCGCCCGGATCTCACCGCCGAGAGGTTCGTGCCCGATCCGCTCGGTGGTCCTGGCCAACGCATGTACCGTACCGGGGATCTGGCCCGCAGCCGTGACGGCATCCTCGAGTACCTGGGCCGGGCCGACCGTCAAATCAAGATCCGCGGCTACCGAGTGGATCCGGCCGAGATTGAGGGTGCGCTGCTCAGCCACCCGGCGGTGGCCGGCGCAGCGGTCAGTACGGCTACCGACGACCGTGGCCGGGTCTTCCTGATCGCGCACGTCGCCGGCGAACTGGCCGAGGTGACCGACGCGGCGCTGCGGCACCATCTGGCGGCGACGCTGCCGCCCTACATGATGCCCCGCAGGTTCGCCCGGATCGCACGCGTACCGACCATGACCAGCGGTAAGGCCGACCGCCGTGCGCTGACCGTGGGACTGTGA
- a CDS encoding lantibiotic dehydratase, whose protein sequence is MSGYVELPTGGWRLWSQFALRGPGFPAAGVLALAPAGLAEGADKFEVGTDLSGADWTAFETLFSEAMVATAQELQRIAAMPMFRAALAWQNRQLLDSGIAPFLAWTPSAAGRTSMPRQREELVAHYWQRFCVKNDTIGFFGPVGWGRWDLSTRGITVDPGTGLVDASQVYFSSWAIDQVARTVEADPALRPWIPPRRMSFVRRVGRTVTMPGRPPQQILRFHGEVLDLCDGVRTAAEIADTLTTPLPAVEEALAELLRRRWIARRLEVPTSAHPERWLRSAVGRVTDRTVRDRALAKLAVVERARDRVHEAGMNVDALAGALADLETDFAALTDHAAARAKGARVAPCRSLLYGDARRSATATIGTAILDELTPLGLFLTAARWMTNRFAERVGARIRAAYERLRDEHGSVDLGALWFACLPVPHPESAADISAVQAELRERWAQIIDAPPDARRVQVNAADVADRVNELFAEPGRGWNIARYVSPDVLVCADDPDAVERGEFGLVLGELHVAMNTVGASLFVMQHPDVDSLLAETRRDFPGPRVLPMLPKEQPPRWSARSRPALVRPEDYVVALVDHTGDPSRSRNVLAADVRVEDHAGRLVLVLPDGAEFDVLDVFGNALTNRVMDRFTLRGDSAHSPRITIERMVVARESWRVPAAEVQFAHDKSEARRFVRARWWCAGLGLPRFVFVVLPTEPRPFYVDFDSPVYVNILAKAIRRLARQDPDARFTVTEMLPTPEHAWLTDDVGDRYTSELRFVAVDQTVGADDTVTGTVGGQQ, encoded by the coding sequence ATGTCCGGGTACGTCGAGTTGCCGACCGGGGGGTGGCGGCTGTGGAGCCAGTTCGCGTTACGTGGTCCGGGATTCCCCGCTGCCGGCGTGCTGGCGCTGGCCCCCGCCGGCCTGGCCGAAGGCGCCGACAAGTTCGAGGTCGGTACCGACCTGTCCGGCGCGGACTGGACAGCGTTCGAAACGCTCTTCAGTGAGGCGATGGTCGCCACCGCGCAGGAGTTGCAGCGCATCGCGGCGATGCCGATGTTCCGGGCGGCCCTCGCCTGGCAGAATCGACAGTTGCTGGACTCCGGCATCGCGCCGTTCCTGGCCTGGACGCCCAGCGCGGCGGGCCGGACCAGCATGCCGCGGCAGCGAGAGGAACTGGTCGCCCACTACTGGCAGCGGTTCTGCGTCAAGAACGACACGATCGGCTTTTTCGGCCCGGTGGGCTGGGGCCGGTGGGATCTCTCGACCCGTGGAATCACTGTCGATCCCGGCACCGGGCTCGTCGATGCCTCACAGGTGTACTTCTCCAGCTGGGCGATCGACCAGGTAGCCCGCACGGTCGAGGCGGATCCCGCGCTGCGGCCGTGGATCCCACCCCGCAGAATGTCGTTCGTGCGCCGCGTCGGCCGCACCGTCACCATGCCGGGGCGTCCCCCTCAGCAGATCCTCCGGTTCCACGGCGAGGTCCTGGATCTGTGCGACGGGGTGCGCACCGCCGCGGAGATCGCCGACACGTTGACTACGCCACTGCCGGCCGTCGAGGAGGCGCTGGCCGAACTGCTCCGGCGTCGCTGGATCGCACGGCGACTCGAGGTGCCGACCAGCGCCCATCCCGAGCGCTGGCTGCGCTCGGCGGTGGGGCGGGTCACCGACCGAACGGTCCGCGACCGCGCGCTCGCCAAGCTCGCCGTGGTGGAACGTGCCCGGGACCGGGTGCACGAGGCCGGGATGAACGTCGACGCCCTGGCTGGTGCGCTCGCTGACCTGGAGACCGACTTTGCCGCGTTGACCGACCACGCCGCCGCCCGCGCGAAGGGGGCCCGCGTCGCACCGTGCCGATCGTTGCTGTACGGGGACGCCCGCCGCTCGGCGACCGCGACGATCGGCACCGCGATCCTGGACGAGCTGACCCCGCTCGGACTGTTCCTCACCGCCGCCCGCTGGATGACCAACCGGTTCGCCGAACGGGTCGGTGCCCGGATCCGCGCCGCCTACGAGCGGCTGCGCGACGAGCACGGCAGCGTTGACCTCGGCGCGCTGTGGTTTGCCTGCCTGCCGGTACCGCACCCGGAGTCCGCCGCGGACATCTCGGCTGTGCAGGCCGAACTCCGCGAGCGGTGGGCCCAGATCATCGACGCGCCACCCGACGCCCGCCGGGTGCAGGTGAATGCCGCAGACGTCGCCGATCGGGTCAACGAGCTGTTCGCCGAGCCCGGACGCGGCTGGAACATCGCCCGCTACGTCAGCCCGGACGTGCTCGTGTGCGCGGACGATCCGGACGCGGTCGAACGCGGCGAGTTCGGCCTGGTGCTCGGCGAACTGCACGTCGCGATGAACACGGTGGGTGCCTCCCTCTTCGTCATGCAGCACCCGGACGTCGACTCACTGCTGGCCGAAACCCGTCGGGACTTCCCCGGCCCCCGCGTGCTGCCGATGCTGCCCAAGGAACAACCGCCGCGCTGGTCGGCCCGCAGCCGCCCAGCCCTGGTGCGGCCCGAGGACTACGTCGTCGCACTGGTGGACCACACCGGCGACCCGAGCCGTTCCCGCAACGTCCTGGCTGCTGACGTACGGGTCGAGGACCACGCCGGCCGGCTGGTTCTGGTCCTGCCCGACGGCGCCGAGTTCGACGTACTCGACGTCTTCGGTAACGCGCTGACGAACCGGGTGATGGACCGGTTCACGCTGCGTGGCGACTCCGCGCACTCACCGCGTATCACCATCGAGCGGATGGTCGTCGCCCGCGAGTCCTGGCGCGTCCCGGCCGCCGAGGTGCAGTTCGCCCACGACAAGAGCGAGGCCCGCCGATTCGTCCGAGCTCGTTGGTGGTGTGCCGGTCTGGGGCTGCCCCGATTCGTGTTTGTGGTGTTACCGACCGAGCCACGACCGTTCTACGTTGACTTCGACAGCCCGGTGTACGTCAACATCCTCGCCAAGGCCATCCGCCGGCTTGCCCGCCAGGACCCCGACGCACGGTTCACCGTCACCGAGATGCTGCCCACTCCCGAGCACGCCTGGCTTACCGACGACGTGGGTGACCGATACACCTCGGAGCTTCGGTTCGTCGCCGTCGACCAGACCGTCGGGGCCGACGACACTGTGACCGGCACGGTTGGGGGCCAACAGTGA
- a CDS encoding ornithine carbamoyltransferase, whose protein sequence is MANRRHLISIDDLTDADLREIVTRGAEFAAGDAEDARSLADLVVGVLFRKTSTRTRTAFSAGALRLGARLITYGPGDLQENTGETVEDTAAVLSRMIDVLVARTAGPEAELRAYAQQHRMAVVNAMSAAEHPTQALADLTTVVRHFGQVEGLRVLYLGEGNNTAAALTLALSRYADTELYLRTPPGYGVHPNVLDRAQASAKRSGAFVEQRHDSTDLPSVDVVYTTRWQTTGTTKPTPDWRTVFTPYRVDEAVMASSPGAVFMHDLPAHRGEEVTAAVLDSPASIAFTQAENKYHSARAVLEWCAGSAPV, encoded by the coding sequence ATGGCGAACCGACGCCACCTGATCTCCATCGATGACCTCACCGACGCCGACCTGCGGGAGATCGTGACGCGCGGCGCGGAGTTCGCCGCCGGCGACGCGGAGGACGCCCGATCCCTGGCCGACCTGGTCGTGGGCGTGTTGTTCCGGAAGACCTCCACCCGTACCCGGACCGCGTTCTCCGCCGGTGCACTGCGCCTGGGAGCCCGGCTGATCACCTACGGGCCGGGCGATCTGCAGGAGAACACCGGCGAGACGGTCGAGGACACCGCCGCGGTGCTGTCCCGGATGATCGACGTGCTGGTCGCCCGCACCGCCGGGCCCGAGGCGGAGCTGCGCGCCTACGCGCAGCAACACCGTATGGCGGTGGTCAACGCGATGAGCGCGGCCGAGCATCCCACGCAGGCGCTCGCCGACCTCACCACAGTCGTCCGGCACTTCGGTCAGGTCGAGGGCCTGCGCGTGCTGTATCTGGGTGAGGGCAACAACACCGCCGCCGCACTGACGCTCGCGCTGTCCCGCTACGCCGACACTGAGCTGTACCTGCGTACCCCACCCGGTTATGGCGTGCACCCGAACGTGCTCGATCGGGCACAGGCCTCCGCCAAACGCAGCGGGGCATTCGTCGAGCAACGCCACGACTCCACCGACCTGCCATCGGTTGACGTCGTTTACACGACCCGCTGGCAGACCACCGGCACCACCAAGCCCACCCCTGACTGGCGAACGGTGTTCACCCCGTACCGGGTGGACGAGGCAGTCATGGCGTCCAGTCCGGGAGCGGTCTTCATGCACGACCTACCGGCACACCGGGGCGAGGAGGTGACCGCGGCGGTACTCGACAGCCCCGCGAGCATCGCCTTCACCCAAGCCGAGAACAAGTATCACAGTGCGCGCGCCGTCCTGGAGTGGTGCGCCGGTAGCGCGCCGGTCTAG
- the ectB gene encoding diaminobutyrate--2-oxoglutarate transaminase, which produces MTIALEPITPRETAAPFATFENLESQVRSYCRKFPVVFHHARGAELYSEDGRRFIDFFAGAGTLNYGHNNPFIKRRLLDYLNSDGVVHGLDMYTVAKRQFLTAFNETVLQPRGLDFKVQFCGPTGTDAVEAALKLARKATGRAGVIAFSGAYHGMSRGSLAVTGSRRARRAGGVSGGDVTFVPYENGPRGSFDSIALIEHMIDDPSSGVEVPAAVIVEPMQMEGGVYPASADWLRRLRRLTEQHGILLIFDEIQAGCGRTGTFFCFEHSEVVPDVVTVSKSIGGYGLPLSMSLFRRDLDVWEPGEHTGTFRGNQLAFVAATAACELWGDPKFRTDLAVASRRLERFRTELTSLDSSLTVRGRGMALGIDLGQVGGPERAERLQRYAFDHGLIVELCGRHDEVVKVLPPIAIDIVRLNRGLELLRDGLLAA; this is translated from the coding sequence ATGACAATCGCCTTGGAACCAATCACCCCGCGCGAGACAGCCGCGCCGTTCGCCACCTTCGAAAACCTAGAGTCGCAGGTGCGATCGTACTGCCGGAAGTTTCCCGTCGTGTTCCACCACGCGCGTGGGGCAGAGCTATACAGTGAGGACGGTCGCCGGTTCATCGACTTTTTCGCCGGTGCCGGGACCCTGAACTACGGCCACAACAATCCCTTCATCAAACGTCGCCTGCTTGACTACCTGAACAGTGACGGTGTCGTCCACGGTCTGGACATGTACACCGTGGCAAAGCGGCAGTTCCTCACCGCGTTCAACGAAACCGTGCTGCAGCCAAGGGGTCTGGACTTCAAGGTGCAGTTCTGCGGTCCGACCGGCACCGACGCGGTAGAGGCCGCGCTCAAGCTCGCGCGCAAGGCCACCGGCCGCGCAGGAGTGATCGCCTTCAGCGGCGCCTACCACGGCATGTCTCGGGGCTCGCTGGCGGTCACCGGCAGCCGCCGCGCCCGCCGTGCCGGTGGCGTCAGCGGCGGCGACGTCACATTCGTGCCCTACGAGAACGGTCCACGAGGTTCCTTCGACTCGATAGCCCTTATCGAGCACATGATCGACGATCCCTCCTCGGGTGTGGAAGTGCCAGCAGCGGTGATCGTTGAGCCGATGCAGATGGAAGGCGGGGTCTACCCGGCCTCCGCGGACTGGCTGAGGCGGCTGCGCAGGCTCACAGAGCAACACGGAATCCTGCTGATTTTCGATGAGATCCAGGCCGGCTGTGGGCGCACCGGAACCTTCTTCTGCTTCGAGCACTCAGAAGTCGTCCCGGACGTGGTAACCGTGTCCAAATCCATTGGCGGCTACGGACTGCCCCTGTCGATGTCGCTGTTCCGGCGCGACCTGGACGTATGGGAGCCGGGTGAGCACACCGGCACCTTCCGCGGCAACCAGCTCGCCTTCGTTGCCGCTACCGCCGCCTGTGAACTCTGGGGCGACCCGAAATTCCGTACCGACCTCGCGGTTGCCTCCCGCCGGCTGGAGCGCTTCCGTACCGAACTCACCAGCCTCGACTCCAGCCTGACCGTGCGCGGCCGCGGCATGGCGCTCGGTATCGACCTCGGCCAGGTCGGTGGCCCCGAACGTGCGGAACGCCTGCAGCGCTACGCCTTCGACCACGGGCTGATCGTCGAGCTGTGCGGGCGCCACGACGAGGTCGTCAAGGTGCTGCCGCCGATCGCGATCGACATCGTCCGTCTCAACCGAGGGCTCGAGCTGCTCCGGGACGGCCTGCTTGCGGCCTGA
- a CDS encoding non-ribosomal peptide synthetase, producing the protein MDSVGEVSFAQERLWFLDQLRPGTPDYLLPLALRIRGPLDVTALTEAFQAIVDRHEVLRTRYVEVDGRPVAHVDAHAKVTIAYTTDHHVLERELARAIDIAEDLPFRLSLARLGDDHLLVFVVHHIAFDGWSWGVLARELAAGYAGRTAEVSKQAPQYAGFARWQRERFTDERSRRQLDYWRAQLVGAPAIDLPTDRPRPRTWDGTGDVVRVDLSATLLREVDALARSRRVTRFMVLLAAFQIVLARASGQTDFAVGTPVAGRTRVVDEDLIGLFVNSIVLRADLSGSPTFEELLIRVRDTALGAFSHAETPFERIVTELAPERDLSRNPLFQVSFSLLDVRAPMSLPGLDVELVEPPLTGSPLDLFLDINVRTDGTAVARLQYATVLFDHARVERLARGFVDLLRAIVAEPEISVSGLATRLELGPDGERDRLLHAWNGTAEDLPDDTVDGLIAVQAQSTPDAVAVRTTAEDITYAELDTRVNRLAHHLRALGVRSGSLVAVLLDRGPDLLTALLAVLRAGGAYVPIDPEYPDGRVAFIVVDSAAEVVITRSTLADRVGDTDGKLVLLDRDRAAVAARRADAVGPTATADDLAYLIYTSGSTGTPKGVMVHHRALTNFVTSIVRRPGLTASQSVVALTTISFDPSLLELYVPLLVGATVVLADTEQARDPQRLTDLVALTRPAVLQATPAMLRALLDTGWVPPARITVLSGGEKLPSELARRLATDGAQVWDLYGPTETTVWVTSARLDPAGRVVDWSPQANCTVHLLDRHAEPVPIGSVGELYVGGTCVALGYRGQPALTAERYVPDPYSTTPGGRLYRTGDLARRHQDGSVEILGRADRQVKIRGHRMEPSEIEAALLGHDEIRAVAVHPTSTPAGEQQLTAYIVPRGNTPPPVEGLRTFLRRTLPDYMVPAAYVPMEALPLTPNGKVDYNALPEPAIRVAVERVSPRTTEERVVAGIWQEVLGSSTQIGVNENFFDIGGHSLLATRVAVRLRAQLGIDVPVRGLFDHSTVASLAAALTDYPQVSQRAAMPTLTARRRRVTR; encoded by the coding sequence GTGGACAGCGTTGGAGAGGTGTCGTTCGCGCAGGAACGGCTGTGGTTCCTCGATCAGCTGCGCCCCGGCACGCCGGACTACCTGCTGCCGCTCGCGCTGCGTATCCGCGGGCCGCTTGACGTCACCGCCCTCACCGAGGCTTTCCAAGCGATCGTGGATCGTCACGAGGTGTTGCGCACCCGCTACGTCGAGGTCGATGGCCGGCCGGTGGCCCACGTTGACGCGCACGCCAAGGTCACCATCGCGTACACCACTGATCACCACGTCCTGGAGCGCGAACTCGCCCGCGCCATCGACATCGCCGAGGACCTGCCGTTCCGGCTGTCGCTGGCCCGACTCGGCGACGACCATCTCCTGGTGTTCGTCGTGCACCACATCGCCTTCGACGGCTGGTCCTGGGGTGTGCTCGCCCGCGAGTTGGCCGCCGGGTACGCCGGCCGGACGGCCGAGGTGAGCAAGCAGGCCCCGCAGTACGCCGGGTTCGCCCGCTGGCAACGCGAGCGGTTCACCGACGAGCGCAGCCGCCGTCAGCTCGACTACTGGCGAGCCCAACTCGTTGGTGCCCCCGCCATCGACCTACCCACCGACCGGCCGCGGCCGCGGACCTGGGACGGCACGGGCGACGTCGTCCGCGTCGACCTGTCCGCGACACTGCTGCGGGAGGTCGACGCGTTGGCTCGTAGCCGTCGCGTCACCCGTTTCATGGTCCTGCTCGCCGCCTTCCAGATCGTTCTCGCCCGTGCCAGCGGTCAAACCGACTTCGCCGTCGGCACGCCGGTCGCCGGCCGGACACGGGTCGTGGACGAGGACCTGATCGGCCTGTTCGTCAACTCGATCGTGCTGCGCGCGGACCTGTCCGGCTCACCCACGTTCGAGGAGCTACTCATCCGCGTACGGGACACCGCGCTCGGCGCGTTCTCCCATGCCGAGACCCCGTTCGAGCGGATCGTCACGGAGCTCGCTCCCGAACGCGACCTGTCCCGCAACCCGCTCTTCCAGGTGTCGTTCAGCCTGCTCGACGTGCGGGCTCCGATGTCGCTTCCCGGACTGGACGTCGAACTGGTGGAGCCACCATTGACGGGCTCCCCGCTCGACCTCTTCCTCGACATCAACGTGCGGACGGACGGCACCGCGGTGGCGCGGCTGCAGTACGCCACCGTGTTGTTCGACCATGCCCGGGTGGAGCGGCTCGCCCGGGGGTTCGTCGACCTGCTCCGCGCCATCGTCGCCGAGCCCGAGATCAGCGTCAGCGGCCTGGCGACGCGACTGGAACTGGGACCTGACGGGGAGCGGGACCGCCTGCTGCACGCCTGGAACGGCACCGCCGAGGATCTGCCCGACGACACGGTTGACGGGCTGATCGCCGTTCAGGCGCAATCCACGCCGGACGCCGTGGCGGTGCGGACGACCGCCGAGGACATCACCTATGCCGAGCTGGACACGAGGGTCAACCGGCTCGCTCACCATCTGCGCGCTCTCGGCGTCCGATCAGGCTCGCTGGTCGCCGTGCTGCTCGACCGTGGGCCAGATCTGCTCACCGCTCTCCTCGCCGTGCTCCGGGCCGGCGGCGCCTACGTGCCCATCGACCCCGAATATCCGGACGGCCGGGTCGCCTTCATCGTGGTCGACTCCGCCGCGGAGGTGGTGATCACTCGGTCCACGCTTGCCGACCGGGTTGGTGACACCGACGGAAAGCTCGTCTTGCTGGACCGGGACCGGGCCGCCGTGGCAGCCCGGCGGGCAGACGCCGTCGGTCCCACGGCGACCGCTGACGACCTCGCATACCTGATCTATACGTCCGGCTCCACCGGAACGCCCAAGGGTGTGATGGTCCACCACCGGGCGCTGACCAACTTCGTCACCTCGATCGTGCGGCGGCCCGGGCTCACCGCCAGCCAGTCGGTCGTCGCGCTCACCACAATCTCGTTCGATCCGTCGTTGCTGGAGCTCTATGTGCCGTTGCTCGTCGGCGCGACGGTCGTCCTCGCCGACACCGAGCAGGCCCGCGACCCCCAGCGGCTGACCGACCTGGTCGCACTCACTCGTCCCGCGGTTCTGCAGGCGACCCCGGCGATGCTGCGGGCGCTGCTCGACACCGGCTGGGTTCCACCGGCCAGGATCACCGTGTTGTCCGGTGGCGAGAAGCTGCCGTCCGAGCTGGCCCGGCGGCTCGCCACGGATGGGGCTCAGGTGTGGGACCTGTATGGCCCGACGGAGACGACCGTGTGGGTGACCTCGGCTCGACTCGACCCGGCTGGCCGGGTCGTGGACTGGTCGCCGCAGGCCAACTGCACGGTCCACCTGCTCGACCGGCATGCCGAGCCGGTGCCCATCGGTTCGGTCGGAGAACTGTACGTGGGCGGCACCTGCGTCGCGCTTGGCTACCGGGGCCAGCCCGCGCTGACCGCCGAGAGGTATGTGCCCGACCCCTACTCCACGACACCCGGAGGACGCCTCTACCGAACCGGCGACCTGGCCCGCCGCCACCAGGACGGATCGGTCGAAATCCTTGGCCGTGCCGATCGGCAGGTGAAGATACGCGGCCATCGCATGGAACCCAGCGAGATCGAGGCGGCGTTGCTCGGTCACGACGAGATTCGCGCGGTCGCCGTGCACCCGACCTCGACTCCCGCCGGCGAGCAGCAGCTGACCGCCTACATCGTCCCGCGAGGGAACACCCCGCCGCCGGTCGAGGGACTGCGGACGTTCCTGCGGCGGACTCTGCCCGACTACATGGTCCCGGCGGCGTACGTGCCGATGGAGGCACTTCCACTGACGCCCAACGGCAAGGTCGACTACAACGCGTTGCCGGAACCCGCGATCCGGGTAGCCGTGGAGCGGGTGTCCCCGCGTACCACCGAGGAACGCGTGGTCGCCGGCATCTGGCAGGAGGTTCTCGGCAGCAGCACCCAGATCGGCGTGAACGAGAACTTCTTCGACATCGGCGGGCACTCGCTACTTGCCACCCGGGTTGCCGTGCGCCTCCGCGCCCAACTCGGTATCGACGTTCCCGTCCGCGGTCTGTTCGACCACAGCACGGTGGCCAGCCTCGCCGCCGCGCTCACTGACTATCCGCAAGTCTCCCAGCGCGCCGCGATGCCCACGCTGACCGCCCGGCGCCGCCGTGTCACGCGTTGA
- a CDS encoding MbtH family protein: MTDEDVYRVVLNDEEQYSIWLADRDLPLGWRAEGTAGSKQECLDRIQQVWTDMRPRSLREQMP, translated from the coding sequence ATGACCGACGAGGATGTGTACCGCGTTGTGCTCAACGACGAGGAGCAGTACTCGATCTGGTTGGCGGACCGGGATCTGCCGCTGGGATGGCGCGCCGAGGGAACGGCTGGCTCGAAGCAGGAGTGCCTGGATCGCATTCAGCAGGTGTGGACGGACATGCGGCCACGTAGCCTGCGCGAGCAAATGCCCTGA
- a CDS encoding helix-turn-helix transcriptional regulator — MKVQVEAPDSALRADVVTKLRTAGINAVDRPFQVPVVVAAADTVGRAIRSCPQPYRTGDYRLLVLADAFDPADVSFALRAGVRAMLSITSEPEKLAAAVHATNQSEGRMPSEVLLKLLHSRVAGNPVSTPSPCPLTPRQTAVLTLMADGHPNVAIATALSCSEHTVKNVIYDMMMRLQVNNRAHAVARAIRAGLI, encoded by the coding sequence GTGAAGGTGCAGGTCGAGGCCCCGGACTCCGCGCTCCGCGCCGACGTGGTGACCAAGCTGCGCACGGCCGGCATCAACGCCGTGGACAGGCCGTTCCAGGTGCCGGTCGTGGTGGCCGCGGCGGACACGGTCGGGCGGGCGATCCGGTCGTGCCCGCAGCCGTACCGCACCGGCGACTACCGTCTGCTGGTCCTGGCCGACGCCTTCGACCCAGCGGATGTCAGCTTCGCCCTGCGGGCCGGCGTACGAGCGATGCTGTCGATCACCTCAGAGCCGGAAAAGCTCGCCGCGGCCGTACACGCCACCAACCAGAGTGAGGGCAGGATGCCCAGCGAGGTCCTGCTGAAGTTGCTGCACAGCAGGGTGGCCGGGAATCCTGTTTCGACCCCCAGCCCTTGCCCCCTGACCCCCCGCCAGACAGCGGTGCTGACCCTTATGGCTGACGGCCACCCCAACGTGGCCATCGCAACGGCCCTGTCCTGTTCAGAGCACACCGTCAAGAACGTCATCTACGACATGATGATGAGGCTTCAGGTCAACAATCGTGCCCATGCAGTGGCCAGAGCGATCCGGGCCGGGCTCATCTGA
- a CDS encoding response regulator transcription factor: MGEPVRVSVAALDPMLEVGATAALRGSPDMEVVPRSEQARVTVIVVDGVDECVLDIVRHTRATASCPEVVLVATDLEPSAALQAIVAGARGVVRRREADPARLARTVLATADGDCILPLDILDQLPERGAGPLPASSTDPRLSERERAVLRLVADGHETGEIAKQLCYSSRTVTSVVHDITRRFRLRNRAHAVAYTLRAGLL; the protein is encoded by the coding sequence GTGGGTGAGCCGGTTCGGGTCAGTGTCGCGGCGCTGGACCCCATGCTTGAGGTGGGTGCCACAGCCGCGTTGCGTGGTTCCCCGGACATGGAAGTGGTGCCACGCTCCGAGCAGGCGCGGGTGACCGTGATCGTTGTCGATGGCGTCGACGAGTGTGTCCTGGATATCGTCCGTCACACCCGGGCGACCGCCAGCTGCCCCGAGGTGGTCCTGGTGGCGACGGACCTGGAGCCATCCGCCGCCCTGCAGGCGATCGTCGCGGGGGCGCGGGGTGTGGTGCGCCGGCGGGAGGCCGACCCAGCCCGTCTGGCCCGCACCGTGTTGGCCACCGCCGATGGGGACTGCATCCTTCCACTTGACATTCTCGACCAGCTGCCGGAGCGCGGCGCCGGTCCGCTGCCCGCCTCGTCCACCGATCCTCGACTCAGTGAGCGGGAGCGGGCCGTGCTGCGGTTGGTCGCCGACGGCCACGAGACCGGTGAGATCGCCAAGCAGCTCTGCTACTCGTCCCGGACGGTGACCAGCGTCGTGCACGACATCACCCGCCGCTTCCGGCTCCGAAACCGCGCCCACGCCGTGGCGTACACGCTGCGGGCAGGTCTGCTGTGA